The Coregonus clupeaformis isolate EN_2021a chromosome 18, ASM2061545v1, whole genome shotgun sequence genome has a segment encoding these proteins:
- the LOC123493058 gene encoding zinc finger protein 709-like, with translation MGSRCILNTEQEVCWTEKEGLWLNIVVKEEEEEEDVTVKGDKEALRVKEKAGDEKEEDVVFGVKEQGEVTVTLEDEEEKTGDVINTGERPDSPSDSGKCPSGEPDPETPKPVRPHHCSHCGKSFTWLSKLKEHERTHTGEKPYQCAICGKTFTQLGGFQYHERTHREKNAYHCSQNGKTFTQLGNLKNNERIRTQEEKTNHCSQCGKSFKWLSKLKEHERTHTGEKPFQCSHCEKKFNQSSHLKEHERTHTGEKPFQCSQCGKGFTWLWNLKTHERTHTGEKPYQCSLCGKTFTQLGGFKYHERTHTEKKTYHCSQCEKIFTRLGNLKKHETIHTLEEKTLVS, from the exons ATGGGAAGTCGCTGTATTTTAAACACAG AacaggaggtctgctggacggagaaagagggTCTGTGGCTTAATATTgtcgtgaaagaagaggaggaagaggaggacgtcACAGTGAAAGGAGATAAAGAAGCGCTCAGAGTGAAAGAGAAGGCGGGGGatgagaaagaggaggatgtcGTTTTTGGAGTGAAGGAGCAGGGGGAGGTTACTGTCACATTGGAAGACGAAGAAGAAAAGACAGGAGATGTGATTAACACCG gagagaggcCAGACTCTCCCTCTGACAGTGGGAAGtgtccttcaggggaaccagacccagagacgccTAAACCAGTGAGAccacaccactgctcccactgtggaaagagtttcacctggttatcaaagctgaaagagcatgagagaacacacactggagaaaagcccTACCAATGTGCCATTTGTGGAAAGACTTTTACCCAGTTAGGGGGCTTTCAATATCATGAGCGGACACACAGAGAAAAAAATGCCTACCACTGCTCTCAGAATGGAAAGAcatttacccagttagggaacctgaaaaaTAATGAGAGAATACGCACACAGGAAGAGAAGACAAaccactgctcccagtgcggAAAGAGTTTTAAATGGTTATCAAAGCTGAAAGAGCATGAGAGGAcgcatacaggagaaaagcctttccaatgctcccattGTGAAAAGAAATTTAACCAGTCATCCCATCTGAAAGAGCATGAGAGgacgcacacaggagagaagcctttccaatgctcccagtgtggaaagggttttacctggttATGGAACCTGAAAACAcacgagaggacacacacaggagaaaagccctaccagtgctccctgtgtggaaagacTTTTACCCAGTTAGGGGGCTTTAAATATCacgagagaacacacacagaaaaaaagacctaccactgctctcagtgtgaAAAGATATTTACCCGGTTAGGGAACCTGAAAAAGCATGAGACAATACACACACTGGAGGAGAAGACATTAGTCAGTTAG
- the LOC121532649 gene encoding nucleoredoxin-like protein 1, translating to MVDLFLGRSLVCNNRDRVEYDTEREVILRLQNRILLLFFGSADCQRCQEFVPTLKDFFKRLTDEFYVERSAQLVLLYISLDQSEEQLESLLKELPKRCLFLTHDDPYRRELESMFEVEDLPRVVVLRPDCSILSPNAVSEINSLGTDCFHNWQESAELIDRNFMLNEEFDDNKMRSVTDPIRRLKYKVEKKKKK from the exons ATGGTAGATTTGTTCCTAGGTCGTTCACTAGTATGTAACAACAGAGATCGTGTTGAGTATGATACGGAACGTGAAGTCATCCTCCGTCTCCAGAACCGGATCCTGCTCCTGTTCTTCGGTTCCGCAGACTGCCAACGGTGCCAGGAGTTCGTCCCCACGCttaag GACTTCTTCAAGCGTCTAACTGATGAGTTCTACGTGGAACGCTCCGCCCAGTTGGTCCTTCTATACATCAGCCTGGACCAATCAGAGGAGCAGCTGGAGAGCCTCCTCAAAGAGCTGCCCAAGAGATGCCTGTTCCTAACCCACGATGACCCCTATCGCAG agagctgGAGTCTATGTTTGAGGTGGAGGACCTACCAAGGGTTGTGGTGCTGCGTCCAGACTGTTCTATTCTGTCTCCCAACGCTGTCTCTGAGATAAACAGCCTCGGAACCGACTGCTTCCACAActggcag gaaTCGGCTGAGCTTATCGATAGGAACTTCATGTTGAACGAGGAGTTTGATGACAACAAGATGCGGAGCGTCACCGACCCGATACGCCGCCTCAAATACaaggtggagaagaagaagaagaag